GTCTGGGATGCCTTTGGACGCATTACCTCAGCAATTTAAAAGAGAATGAATCTATTAAAACTAAAATGCATATGAACACTAAATGTGttttgtaatgtatgtatgtaacttTAATATATTATACTCATATTACTTATAATGAATTTTATAACACAATCTTATGGAGCAGTGTCCTTCATACAGCTGTTTCTGGTATTTATTTGTCTGTTGTCCTCAGTCAGAGAAGGGCAGGACTGATTGAGGTTTTTATTGTGGTGGTTTCTGGTATCAGTTTACTGTTCTGTGGTTCTGTATGCTGGTCTGCTGCGTTCCTCTGACCTCCGCGTTCCTTTGTGTTCCTTCGTGTTTCTCCATAACAGAGCAGCAGGCTCGTCTGAAGAAGATGCAGGAGGATGAAAAGAGGAAGAAAGCAGAGTTCAGGAAAAAGGTTTGAACctccttcaccaacaacaaaaaccctcatattagagagaggagagactcgtagctttataaagggaaatggatgagttagcagctcatatgtggagcatcttttgctggagtggagaaacaggaaacagctgctctgaagttcatgctcaggtccaggaggagaaaaaaggacaggtggtttgcttttgctgttttttgcagctatagctgcacagctgcaccaagagatgcagtgtgggtacgagagagaagcacgtattAAAttcagatttgatttgatttgaccgTTCATATTCATGTCGAATGTTCAttaatcagatacgtatctgatttaggaccacaaatGAAAGAGACTCAAATcggatttgagaaaaaaaaaaaaaaaaaaagaatttggcacgttcacacagctatgaaaaaatcagatccgaagctgatttgagtcacttcagcctggtaatgtgaacgtatccaaagtgactcaaatatgatttgaaaaaaaaaaatctgacttggCACGTtaacacagccatgaaaaaaaattagatttgagccacattgagcaaaaaaatcatgTTTGAGTCACCAAAGTGAAatcattgagcaaaaaatctgatttgagcctggtaatgtgaatgtcaCCAAAGTGATCTAAATgtgatttgaaaaaatcagaaTTGGCACGTTcatacagccatgaaaaaatcaggtCTGAGCCACATTAGCCtgataatgtgaatgtagcctaaataatattctaaattcTGGTGTGTGTGCGGTATGAGAGTGTGTTTGGATTAGCACTCTGTGCTGGCCAGTGTAGTCcttcaggtggacggttgtttcctgttaagagtacgctgtgcgtgattggctgtgACTTCTCATTGGTGTGTGTTGATTGGCTGAGTATAAATGATTGTGTgtagaatataatatatagagtATCATTTCTGCCTAGAGGGTCAAAAATGTGTTCTATAAGAGTCTATATTTATAAGACTCTTTTATAAGAGGCCATTGTGCTCCACTGTAGGCAGCTCTCGTTTATGGCTATGAAAAAGTATTATAAAACAATTAATATTCCTAATAGAAATGGCAATATACACTCAAATATGATGAAAACCATGAGATACAGTATAATGTTAATGTATCTGTATACATAGTAACCTGTGTGTTTGAGATGTTGCCCAGCCCTCCCCTGGTTTGTGTATGCACAGATACAGTGTGTGTTAGAAAAGCTTCTGGATTACTGGTGttgctgattgtgtgtgtgtgtgtgtttcagatggaGAAAGAAGTGAATGATTTTATACAGGACAGCGCTCTGCAGAAGAAGAAATATGAACCCATGGGGAAGATAGAGAGGAGCATCCTGTACGTGAGAATCAGGCATCCGTAACACTGCCTGcatttactacactgtaaaatataaagtTAATATTAGAGAGTaagaacctcgagtgtattattgcgatcataccacagttccattatcactgtttattaaaagattttgagttaaagaggaggagaacatgTACTATATACTCCGCCAGTTAATATAGTTCCATtgctgttctgtttgtagctgcgcagtttggtttgtaagcgctgcattgttgctaggttagcgtgGCGGCCTATATTTTCAGCCATTTTAGTCAAAATTGTGGTaatttaagcttactgtgaataaacagaagcgctttactcaaccaaataaacagttttcaggagtaaaatatgtgtagattaaagtctacagctcatttgactttgaaatatttttctttttttagaattaaagttttgtttacttcggagTCCaacttacattcagcttaaaataccctatattaactggactggaaaatataaacacttaagtttttatttgaataataacAACCCTTTACCTTATATTTGTggatgataatgtgtgtaataatgcgtattttcgaatcgctgAGCTTATTTATTTGACTGCGCCGCTAAGTGGAGACATGGCTTAGTGTTTCTGCACTgagcctctatgggatccagcgcctcccagtggagtataatgacatcgcatttggtttgtaagcgctgcatcgttgctaggttacctgtatgtggcggagtaataccaattgcagggtcgaaactaactgtggtataataaaaaataatatttctgtAATAGCTAATAGTAAAGTACCAGTTGAAACACTGCTGAAAGCTGTTTGTAATGTATCAGGGTATGTCTTTAATCTGTCTGTTCTGTGGTGGTAGGCATGACGTAGCCGAGGTTGCTGGTCTGACGTCGTTTTCGTTCGGCGAGGATGAAGAGAGCCGATACGTCATGCTCTTCAAAAAGGTCTGCAGATCAAACAGATTAGAAAAACGCTTATTCAGCCAATAGAATGGAAACCTGAGTGGCCTCACAATTGCATTtttggtaatgtgtgtgtgtgtgtgtgtgtataaaggaaTTTGCCCCGTGTGATGAGGAACTGGAGGCGTATCGTAGGGGAGAGGAGTGGGATGTGGCGAAAGCAGAGGAAAGACGCAAGCTAAAGGTGAGAAACGCGACATCAAATTAAATtttagcagtaaagccactctgctgaagtacagagttatacaggagtttcagttttagttctccagcatcgagactggagcagtattagcattagcagctaaccaagctaagtactagctcttttgccgttcagagtagagtattatcagcctgtagcctgttgctgatcctggctagcactgctggagcagcattagcattaccctctaaccGCGCTAGGTGCTAGCTTTTCCCCAGCTTTGGTCTTCAATAGAGGAACTTTAAGGCAATTTCACTGAATTGGTGCAATTTGTTTGTTGTCTtccaaattataattatattttagctTGTTTCACCTCTAAACTTaataacacacatatatttaactattcaaaacatgtactaatcaatctcaggcagctttacttttttctcagtcctgttacccaatctcatgtgacatttaaaaaaaaaaagcaatgtttaaaagtaagtccactaattcctttgattttctcttaaggaagtctttattttaaagaaatagttatagactgcatgttcaaataactgaTGTTTATGACcataaaaacactataaatgcATGCACattggatttttctaaaagatgaCCCAAACTTAACATtaatcaaatttattatcatgccAATTAGTTAACAAACCTATAAATTATGAAACAAACAGAATTGGAAACATGCTTTACGTTAACttaaattcacattaataaatcaataaaccagaggACAAtactcactccagttactggaactcagtcctgttactctttatattttgagtaacaggactgaaaataACAATGATATCATACTCGCCCAAATTCATTTCTACCCACACCCAGTCACTTCCATACCCAGATCAGTTTCACATATCTAGATAAATACACATGCACATATTAATAAACACATGTATGGCTGTATTTGTGCTTTGTGGTGTATCAGGAACAGGCTGCGCTGGAGGAGGAAGCTGCTAATCAGAATCAGAGGAGACCCCCGTCCCCCAGCTCTAATTACAGAGACAAATACAGCCACCTGATCGGCACATCAGCCGCTAAAGACGCCGCGCACACACTGGAGGCCAACCGCGCTTACGGCTGCGGTAAGAACTCAAACATATCATCAGTACACACACTCCTGTTATTTCctgtttattttacaataagAGTACATCAGTTAATAGTACTGACAACAGTAAAATACCTTAATAGTAGTGTCAGtcgattaaaatattattttaaaataatatcaacaGAAGTCTTAGCCTTTATTATtgcatatttaaatgtgaatagaaaaatcagcattagattggATAAAAGTAATCATattcattttagtgtttaatttctaaactgaaagcagaagcatttctgagtggagaagaatatggataaaatattgtgtttaatggtaccagtgcgCTGAAACCATCATCCCTGctaatcataatatatatatttagtctaaAAACTAGGGTATCGTATTGCTTTGAGCGAGAATTGTTcctcttctggccacgtcatgcgtctttacgtacttaagtcacacgtacagcctctaaaagaggatccggctcagttttactgaacgcgagcggctggtggagcaatggagacttcagaagaggaaactcagaagtgaagtttctgactgagctctctctctccctctctctctctctctttaatccaTATATTAGCATAATTAAAAAGTAATCTACATTCTGAACCTTTTGTAAACCACTCTAATGTAAAACTTTACCAGCCTCTGTTAAAAAAGTGAATTATGGTAGAAGGTTGAAGCTGCATTAAGAAAATGCATTAACATggtaaagtttccagattaatcgcAAATAAACTTTAACACCTTAACCTTGACTTGTGAAATGGTTAACTAATGAACTAGTAATTAATTATAATGTtgataagacattattaaacattataaaactttaatgttgtaaataataatgaattgaggtTAGTTtacaaatgtgtgtaatgattattaatgtcttattaattttattaatgattattggtgtcagttaataattataCAGATATacaaataattaagcaataatacacgagagggagtgctataacgtgtattaTCGGCACTGTGTATTAtagtaattataccacagttctattatcactgtttattgaaagcttttaaagagttaaagaggaggagaaaataggatctgtttggttataaaaactctgccagttaaaatagttccattgctgctccagtagctgtgctgtttgacttgtaagcgctgcatcgttgctaggttacctgtatgtggcggagtacagtaatacatggagagctttggtttcagtgcattaccggctgataacggcagtCGTAGaa
This genomic interval from Astyanax mexicanus isolate ESR-SI-001 chromosome 1, AstMex3_surface, whole genome shotgun sequence contains the following:
- the spag7 gene encoding sperm-associated antigen 7 homolog — encoded protein: MADLLGSILSSMEKPPTVGDQESRRKAREQQARLKKMQEDEKRKKAEFRKKMEKEVNDFIQDSALQKKKYEPMGKIERSILHDVAEVAGLTSFSFGEDEESRYVMLFKKEFAPCDEELEAYRRGEEWDVAKAEERRKLKEQAALEEEAANQNQRRPPSPSSNYRDKYSHLIGTSAAKDAAHTLEANRAYGCVPVANKRDTRSIEEAMNEIRAKKRLKKGEEDTGAAGSSSSSSGL